One Bos taurus isolate L1 Dominette 01449 registration number 42190680 breed Hereford chromosome 25, ARS-UCD2.0, whole genome shotgun sequence genomic window carries:
- the PRSS27 gene encoding serine protease 27, translated as MRQVLAAVLLLLLLRSGTRGGEALNACGRPRMLNRMVGGQNALEGEWPWQVSIQRNGSHFCGGSLITDRWVLTAAHCFSNTSETSLYQVLLGVLQLARPGPHAVYARVKRVESNPKYQGMASSADVALVELEAPVTFTNYILPVCVPDPSVVFESGMKCWVTGWGTPSEQDSLPKPRTLQKLAVPIISTPKCNLLYSKDAESGFQPRTIKDDMLCAGFAEGKRDACKGDSGGPLVCLVGQVWLQAGVISWGEGCARRNRPGVYIRLTSHHDWIHRIIPELQFQRAGPGSAQKRDPRTRQPLGRNSARYPAA; from the exons ATGAGGCAGGTGCTAGCCGCggtcctgctcctgctgctgctgcggtcCG ggACTCGGGGAGGCGAGGCACTGAACG CCTGCGGCCGCCCGCGGATGCTGAACCGGATGGTGGGCGGGCAGAATGCCTTGGAGGGCGAGTGGCCCTGGCAGGTCAGCATTCAGCGAAACGGAAGCCACTTCTGCGGGGGCAGCCTCATCACGGACCGGTGGGTCCTCACCGCCGCGCACTGCTTCTCCAA CACCTCTGAAACATCCCTGTACCAGGTCCTGCTGGGGGTGCTGCAGCTGGCGAGGCCAGGGCCACACGCCGTGTATGCCCGGGTGAAGCGGGTCGAGAGCAACCCCAAGTACCAAGGCATGGCCTCTAGCGCCGATGTGGCCCTGGTGGAGTTGGAGGCACCTGTGACCTTCACCAACTACATCCTCCCCGTGTGTGTGCCTGACCCCTCAGTCGTCTTTGAGTCGGGCATGAAGTGCTGGGTCACCGGCTGGGGCACCCCCAGTGAACAAG ACAGCCTGCCCAAACCCCGGACCCTGCAGAAGCTTGCCGTGCCCATCATCAGCACGCCCAAGTGCAACCTGCTCTACAGCAAGGATGCAGAGTCCGGCTTCCAGCCCAGAACCATCAAGGACGACATGCTGTGTGCGGGCTTCGCTGAGGGCAAGAGGGACGCCTGCAAG GGAGATTCCGGGGGCCCCCTGGTGTGCCTCGTGGGCCAGGTGTGGCTGCAGGCAGGGGTCATCAGCTGGGGCGAGGGCTGCGCCCGGCGGAACCGCCCAGGTGTCTACATCCGGCTCACCTCCCACCACGACTGGATCCACCGGATCATCCCAGAGCTGCAGTTCCAGCGGGCAGGGCCAGGCAGTGCCCAGAAGCGGGACCCCCGGACCCGGCAGCCCCTTGGTCGGAACTCCGCACGCTACCCGGCCGCCTAA